One segment of Manihot esculenta cultivar AM560-2 chromosome 4, M.esculenta_v8, whole genome shotgun sequence DNA contains the following:
- the LOC110612986 gene encoding protein ESSENTIAL FOR POTEXVIRUS ACCUMULATION 1 isoform X5 gives MADGKLTLPDDLLSSNVNVDCWGGGTGEDKNLMSLLVESKDQMPTDSSIPLSPQWLHTKPIDAKVPTAAASVEMHAPNSLSHGNSPDNLKNSWQLDGSQDKKDWRKISSDLEIKRSWREEERDTSLLGRRDRRKDDRGADAVSTRDISETRLLSSSDRWCDSNSRNSGHESWRDSKWSSRWGPEDKEKNPRTEKRTYVEKEDSCTHKQTVVTGSRTASERENDSREKWRPRHRMEVHAGGTAAYRSAPGFGSEKGRMEASAIRFAAGRGRSNSNGSISIAAHSSASASAIGSIPLDKNQSYCYRRGKLLDIYRRQKDLPSFDTMPDGMENVASVTLEVAIKPLSLVAPDAEEEAFLGDIWVGKIKSSGGLHNSLGDRNGGSENDYGEVCASKEGEQEHRMAAGGDGLMHAVMKKEDSSISQEIDPSHDFVELKALDNQQVAELANMNHRQSEDFESVTSFEIGSQLPDDPSSLFDFPSGQKISNDQLKSNNEARSLRSIMVPEELSLYYLDPQGEIQGPYLGIDIITWLEQGYFGTDLPVRMSDAPDGSPFHELGDIMPHLKAKQGSVCSTPKLSDTVGGALEENVPSASDKNFHSGIQYTDEQSFQCFVAQDEEVLLGVPGSNSGNPLMKHAADLRNLVSDASSHASLANEFSETHQGQNLHPFGLLMSELRGNSQLRHVQSSNISSSIGDQGQTMDPFSERDVAFRNHSSFGAVVDQPHAETCSDDYSQETLTNPGIHIDSNDVHHLSHREQDISDFDLQHLILRNLQKEQLEQQNNFSPHSLSQASRLGIEEIPSNILKLHFQQQQLELQQQQRLELQQQQWHLELQQQRRLELQQQQWLELQQQRQLELQQRRQLELQHQRKLELQHQRKLELQQQRQLEIQQQQQRQQRQLELQKQKQLLQQQLHHHQMQLLQQQQQEQQQLLFERMLQYQMSDLGYRQSKVDPMMDNLLDQVQFRMQLAEMQQSSNPSRHLDPSLEQIIQAKVGLNASQEPQADFLDVLQSKHRNILPSNQFHFEQERLQAKQLSLALKQQLGMEVERHFSGPWSVGKACQLSQNSDDRRHSVSSGFDTSDFYQQQRLSSREEHLKWKGALHERRQHGLYEPSYMEFERSMSLPGVTPGIKLENVNDHRQGPDSTEHLYKQPADQLGPFSSSNPFQCQQFSDDFSGSHPEATGHLPGKNGQSEKSWSEGGMQQLHLETQQLSKFPEAVNASIWAPTGPDEESSKRLLMEHQKLGIQSMKSSENDYQHLTLSSEPQDSLWPMKDLRLSNLPFNHILGQEAAMNHSFMKGAQNLNSTSLLQENLVNAALSAQNGERLHSRSNSGVLIEEETFLSGARDLSLTNYADGRFIGKSTMDKELPEMGRKGSIYGSRNMISMSMPVSQIEDNLVEQAGTAMNFEGIPSRHSSLSSTGGTQSLYNYEMGNNLSSGEEVVNDSVHSTLTKGLDNTSHKRLPVSRALSSQDGLSDLASASNVKQKSSTRFPTSNEKRHESEGNIVATSAGETQASGKKEMRFRRTSSYSEATISETSFIDVLKRPVLYDADVANSAAALESSDGGLQAARSGKKKGKKGRQIDPALLGFKVSSNRILMGEIQRLED, from the exons ATGGCTGACGGGAAGCTTACCCTGCCTGACGATCTCCTCTCATCCAATGTTAATG TTGATTGTTGGGGTGGAGGAACTGGTGAGGACAAGAATCTGATGAGTTTGCTTGTTGAGTCAAAAG ATCAAATGCCGACAGATAGCAGCATACCCCTTTCTCCACAATGGCTTCATACTAAACCAATTGATGCTAAGGTACCTACTGCTGCAGCATCAGTG GAAATGCATGCACCAAATTCTCTGTCTCATGGGAACTCCCCTGACAATCTAAAAAATAGTTGGCAGTTAGATGGATCCCAGGATAAAAAAGACTGGAGAAAAATTTCATCTGATCTTGAAATCAAACGTAGTTGGCGGGAAGAGGAGAGAGATACAAGTTTACTTGGTAGACGAGATCGTAGAAAGGATGATCGTGGTGCTGATGCTGTGTCAACAAGGGACATTTCTGAGACTAGATTATTGTCTTCTTCAGATCGTTGGTGTGATAGTAATAGCCGTAATTCTGGGCATGAATCTTGGAGAGATAGCAAATGGTCATCAAGGTGGGGTCCTGAAGATAAGGAAAAGAATCCTCGGACAGAGAAGAGAACATATGTTGAGAAGGAAGATAGTTGTACACACAAGCAAACTGTTGTTACTGGAAGCCGCACAGCTTCTGAGCGTGAGAATGACTCTCGAGAGAAGTGGAGGCCACGCCACCGTATGGAAGTTCATGCAGGTGGAACAGCTGCATATCGAAGTGCACCAGGATTCGGGTCAGAAAAAGGACGCATGGAAGCATCAGCTATTCGATTTGCTGCAGGGCGAGGAAGGTCAAATAGTAATGGAAGCATATCAATTGCAGCACATTCTTCTGCTTCCGCATCTGCTATTGGGTCTATTCCTTTAGATAAAAATCAATCATACTGCTATCGGAGGGGCAAACTTCTGGATATTTACCGAAGGCAGAAAGATCTTCCAAGTTTTGATACCATGCCTGATGGGATGGAGAATGTAGCCTCAGTAACACTGGAAGTTGCTATTAAGCCATTGTCTTTAGTTGCCCCTGATGCAGAGGAAGAA GCTTTCCTTGGAGATATATGGGTGGGAAAAATCAAAAGCTCTGGAGGTTTGCACAACTCGCTTGGTGACAGGAATGGGGGATCAGAAAATGATTATGGAG AAGTATGTGCTTCAAAAGAAGGTGAACAAGAGCATAGAATGGCAGCTGGTGGTGATGGCTTGATGCATGCAGTTATGAAAAAAGAAGATTCCAGCATTTCCCAGGAGATTGACCCCAGTCATGATTTTGTGGAATTGAAAGCTCTTGATAACCAGCAAGTGGCAGAGTTGGCTAATATGAATCATCGACAGTCGGAAGATTTTGAGTCGGTTACTTCTTTTGAAATTGGTAGTCAGCTTCCTGATGATCCAAGTTCTCTATTTGATTTCCCATCTGGACAGAAAATTAGCAATGATCAGTTAAAGAGCAACAATGAGGCACGCTCTTTGAGAAGCATTATGGTTCCTGAGGAGTTATCTTTGTACTATCTTGATCCTCAAGGGGAAATACAGGGGCCATACCTCGGGATTGATATTATCACATGGTTGGAGCAAGGATATTTTGGAACTGATCTACCTGTTCGCATGTCAGATGCACCTGATGGATCACCCTTTCATGAACTTGGTGACATCATGCCTCATTTGAAAGCTAAACAAGGATCTGTTTGTAGCACTCCCAAGTTATCCGATACTGTTGGAGGTGCCTTGGAAGAAAATGTACCTTCTGCTTCTGATAAGAACTTTCACTCTGGGATTCAGTACACTGATGAACAAAGCTTCCAGTGTTTTGTTGCTCAGGATGAAG AAGTTCTTCTTGGAGTACCTGGAAGTAACAGTGGTAACCCTTTGATGAAGCATGCTGCAGACCTTCGGAATTTGGTTTCCGATGCTTCGAGTCACGCTTCCCTTGCAAATGAATTCTCAGAAACTCATCAGGGTCAGAATCTGCATCCATTTGGCCTGTTGATGTCTGAGCTCAGAGGCAACTCTCAGCTGAGGCATGTTCAGTCATCCAATATATCTTCAAGCATAGGTGATCAGGGTCAAACTATGGATCCTTTCTCAGAAAGGGATGTTGCTTTCCGAAATCACAGCTCTTTTGGTGCAGTGGTTGATCAACCTCATGCGGAGACATGTTCTGATGATTATAGCCAAGAGACTCTCACCAACCCTGGCATTCATATAGATTCAAATGATGTTCATCACTTATCTCACAGGGAGCAAGACATCAGTGATTTTGACCTACAGCATCTAATTTTACGGAATCTGCAAAAAGAACAACTTGAGCAACAGAATAATTTTTCTCCACATTCCCTCTCACAGGCTTCCAGATTGGGCATTGAGGAAATTCCTTCTAATATTCTGAAACTGCATTTTCAACAGCAGCAATTAGAGCTTCAACAGCAACAGAGATTGGAGCTTCAACAACAGCAGTGGCACTTGGAGCTTCAGCAGCAGCGACGGTTGGAGCTTCAACAGCAGCAGTGGTTGGAGCTTCAACAGCAGCGACAATTGGAGCTTCAGCAGCGGCGGCAGTTGGAGCTTCAGCACCAGCGAAAATTGGAGCTTCAGCACCAGCGAAAATTGGAGCTTCAGCAGCAGCGGCAGTTGGAGattcagcagcagcagcagcggcAGCAGCGACAGTTGGAACTTCAGAAGCAGAAGCAGTTACTGCAACAGCAACTTCACCACCATCAAATGCAGTTGCTGCAGCAGCAGCAACAAGAACAACAGCAGTTGCTTTTTGAACGAATGCTGCAGTATCAGATGTCTGATCTTGGTTATAGACAATCAAAGGTGGATCCTATGATGGATAACTTACTTGATCAAGTTCAGTTCAGAATGCAGCTGGCAGAAATGCAACAGAGTTCAAATCCTTCGAGACACCTTGATCCATCACTGGAGCAAATTATTCAAGCTAAGGTTGGCTTGAATGCTTCTCAAGAACCACAGGCTGATTTCCTTGATGTATTGCAGTCAAAACATAGAAATATACTCCCTTCCAACCAGTTTCATTTTGAGCAAGAACGTTTGCAGGCAAAACAATTATCTTTGGCACTAAAACAGCAGTTAGGAATGGAGGTGGAAAGACATTTTAGTGGGCCATGGTCTGTTGGTAAGGCTTGTCAGCTTTCACAGAATTCTGATGATCGTCGTCATTCTGTGTCTTCAGGATTTGATACTTCAGATTTCTACCAGCAGCAGAGGCTTTCCTCACGGGAGGAGCATCTTAAATGGAAAGGTGCTTTACATGAGCGACGTCAGCATGGGCTTTATGAACCTAGCTATATGGAATTTGAGAGGTCAATGTCTCTTCCTGGTGTCACTCCTGGGATAAAGTTGGAGAATGTAAATGATCATCGTCAAGGTCCTGATTCAACAGAACATCTCTACAAGCAGCCTGCTGACCAATTAGGTCCTTTCTCTTCTAGTAATCCTTTCCAGTGTCAACAATTTTCAGATGATTTTTCTGGTTCTCACCCAGAAGCAACGGGGCACCTTCCTGGAAaaaatggacagtcagaaaagAGTTGGAGTGAAGGAGGGATGCAACAACTGCATCTTGAAACTCAGCAGCTGAGTAAGTTTCCAGAAGCTGTAAATGCTAGTATTTGGGCGCCAACTGGACCTGATGAGGAAAGCTCAAAGAGACTTTTGATGGAGCACCAAAAACTCGGTATTCAATCTATGAAGTCATCAGAAAATGATTATCAACATCTTACATTGTCTTCTGAACCTCAGGATTCCTTGTGGCCGATGAAGGACTTGAGGCTTTCAAATCTTCCTTTCAATCACATCCTAGGCCAAGAAGCTGCTATGAACCATTCATTTATGAAAGGGGcacaaaatttgaattcaacTTCTTTATTGCAAGAAAATCTTGTCAATGCAGCTTTGAGTGCTCAAAATGGTGAAAGATTGCACTCCAGGTCAAATTCAGGAGTACTAATTGAAGAAGAGACATTCTTGTCAGGCGCAAGAGACCTTTCTCTCACAAATTATGCGGATGGCAGATTTATTGGTAAATCAACTATGGACAAAGAGTTGCCAGAAATGGGAAGAAAGGGAAGTATATATGGGTCCAGAAACATGATTTCAATGAGCATGCCAGTTTCCCAAATTGAAGACAACTTGGTTGAGCAAGCAGGAACTGCAATGAATTTTGAGGGGATACCAAGCAGGCATAGTTCGCTAAGCAGTACTG GTGGAACTCAAAGCTTATACAATTATGAGATGGGAAATAATTTATCATCTGGAGAGGAGGTTGTTAATGATAG TGTACATTCAACATTAACCAAAGGGCTTGATAACACTTCACATAAACGCCTACCTGTATCACGGGCTTTATCTTCCCAGGATGGTCTGTCAGACTTAGCCTCTGCCTCAAATGTCAAGCAGAAAAGCTCAACGAGGTTTCCAACTTCTAATG AAAAAAGGCACGAGTCTGAGGGGAATATTGTAGCAACCTCAGCAGGTGAAACTCAGGCATCTGGGAAGAAAGAAATGCGTTTTAGGAGGACGTCGTCTTACAGTGAGGCCACTATATCAGAGACATCGTTCATAGATGTGCTTAAAAGGCCGGTTCTCTATGATGCTGATGTAGCTAATTCGGCTGCTGCTTTGGAGTCATCTGATGGTGGTTTGCAAGCAGCTAGAAGTGGGAAAAAGAAAGGGAAGAAAGGAAGGCAGATAGATCCGGCACTCCTCGGCTTCAAGGTTTCCAGCAACCGAATTCTGATGGGTGAAATACAACGCCTGGAAGACTGA
- the LOC110612986 gene encoding protein ESSENTIAL FOR POTEXVIRUS ACCUMULATION 1 isoform X6 — MHAPNSLSHGNSPDNLKNSWQLDGSQDKKDWRKISSDLEIKRSWREEERDTSLLGRRDRRKDDRGADAVSTRDISETRLLSSSDRWCDSNSRNSGHESWRDSKWSSRWGPEDKEKNPRTEKRTYVEKEDSCTHKQTVVTGSRTASERENDSREKWRPRHRMEVHAGGTAAYRSAPGFGSEKGRMEASAIRFAAGRGRSNSNGSISIAAHSSASASAIGSIPLDKNQSYCYRRGKLLDIYRRQKDLPSFDTMPDGMENVASVTLEVAIKPLSLVAPDAEEEAFLGDIWVGKIKSSGGLHNSLGDRNGGSENDYGVTSEGSLSSLVSTREIVESLRRVFVSDSCDSNGLEISHTSITEEVCASKEGEQEHRMAAGGDGLMHAVMKKEDSSISQEIDPSHDFVELKALDNQQVAELANMNHRQSEDFESVTSFEIGSQLPDDPSSLFDFPSGQKISNDQLKSNNEARSLRSIMVPEELSLYYLDPQGEIQGPYLGIDIITWLEQGYFGTDLPVRMSDAPDGSPFHELGDIMPHLKAKQGSVCSTPKLSDTVGGALEENVPSASDKNFHSGIQYTDEQSFQCFVAQDEEVLLGVPGSNSGNPLMKHAADLRNLVSDASSHASLANEFSETHQGQNLHPFGLLMSELRGNSQLRHVQSSNISSSIGDQGQTMDPFSERDVAFRNHSSFGAVVDQPHAETCSDDYSQETLTNPGIHIDSNDVHHLSHREQDISDFDLQHLILRNLQKEQLEQQNNFSPHSLSQASRLGIEEIPSNILKLHFQQQQLELQQQQRLELQQQQWHLELQQQRRLELQQQQWLELQQQRQLELQQRRQLELQHQRKLELQHQRKLELQQQRQLEIQQQQQRQQRQLELQKQKQLLQQQLHHHQMQLLQQQQQEQQQLLFERMLQYQMSDLGYRQSKVDPMMDNLLDQVQFRMQLAEMQQSSNPSRHLDPSLEQIIQAKVGLNASQEPQADFLDVLQSKHRNILPSNQFHFEQERLQAKQLSLALKQQLGMEVERHFSGPWSVGKACQLSQNSDDRRHSVSSGFDTSDFYQQQRLSSREEHLKWKGALHERRQHGLYEPSYMEFERSMSLPGVTPGIKLENVNDHRQGPDSTEHLYKQPADQLGPFSSSNPFQCQQFSDDFSGSHPEATGHLPGKNGQSEKSWSEGGMQQLHLETQQLSKFPEAVNASIWAPTGPDEESSKRLLMEHQKLGIQSMKSSENDYQHLTLSSEPQDSLWPMKDLRLSNLPFNHILGQEAAMNHSFMKGAQNLNSTSLLQENLVNAALSAQNGERLHSRSNSGVLIEEETFLSGARDLSLTNYADGRFIGKSTMDKELPEMGRKGSIYGSRNMISMSMPVSQIEDNLVEQAGTAMNFEGIPSRHSSLSSTGGTQSLYNYEMGNNLSSGEEVVNDSVHSTLTKGLDNTSHKRLPVSRALSSQDGLSDLASASNVKQKSSTRFPTSNEKRHESEGNIVATSAGETQASGKKEMRFRRTSSYSEATISETSFIDVLKRPVLYDADVANSAAALESSDGGLQAARSGKKKGKKGRQIDPALLGFKVSSNRILMGEIQRLED; from the exons ATGCATGCACCAAATTCTCTGTCTCATGGGAACTCCCCTGACAATCTAAAAAATAGTTGGCAGTTAGATGGATCCCAGGATAAAAAAGACTGGAGAAAAATTTCATCTGATCTTGAAATCAAACGTAGTTGGCGGGAAGAGGAGAGAGATACAAGTTTACTTGGTAGACGAGATCGTAGAAAGGATGATCGTGGTGCTGATGCTGTGTCAACAAGGGACATTTCTGAGACTAGATTATTGTCTTCTTCAGATCGTTGGTGTGATAGTAATAGCCGTAATTCTGGGCATGAATCTTGGAGAGATAGCAAATGGTCATCAAGGTGGGGTCCTGAAGATAAGGAAAAGAATCCTCGGACAGAGAAGAGAACATATGTTGAGAAGGAAGATAGTTGTACACACAAGCAAACTGTTGTTACTGGAAGCCGCACAGCTTCTGAGCGTGAGAATGACTCTCGAGAGAAGTGGAGGCCACGCCACCGTATGGAAGTTCATGCAGGTGGAACAGCTGCATATCGAAGTGCACCAGGATTCGGGTCAGAAAAAGGACGCATGGAAGCATCAGCTATTCGATTTGCTGCAGGGCGAGGAAGGTCAAATAGTAATGGAAGCATATCAATTGCAGCACATTCTTCTGCTTCCGCATCTGCTATTGGGTCTATTCCTTTAGATAAAAATCAATCATACTGCTATCGGAGGGGCAAACTTCTGGATATTTACCGAAGGCAGAAAGATCTTCCAAGTTTTGATACCATGCCTGATGGGATGGAGAATGTAGCCTCAGTAACACTGGAAGTTGCTATTAAGCCATTGTCTTTAGTTGCCCCTGATGCAGAGGAAGAA GCTTTCCTTGGAGATATATGGGTGGGAAAAATCAAAAGCTCTGGAGGTTTGCACAACTCGCTTGGTGACAGGAATGGGGGATCAGAAAATGATTATGGAG tgacaagtgagggaagtctgaGTTCCTTAGTTAGTACTCGTGAAATTGTTGAATCTCTTAGAAGGGTTTTTGTTAGTGATTCCTGTGATAGTAATGGGCTTGAGATATCACATACATCAATAACTGAGG AAGTATGTGCTTCAAAAGAAGGTGAACAAGAGCATAGAATGGCAGCTGGTGGTGATGGCTTGATGCATGCAGTTATGAAAAAAGAAGATTCCAGCATTTCCCAGGAGATTGACCCCAGTCATGATTTTGTGGAATTGAAAGCTCTTGATAACCAGCAAGTGGCAGAGTTGGCTAATATGAATCATCGACAGTCGGAAGATTTTGAGTCGGTTACTTCTTTTGAAATTGGTAGTCAGCTTCCTGATGATCCAAGTTCTCTATTTGATTTCCCATCTGGACAGAAAATTAGCAATGATCAGTTAAAGAGCAACAATGAGGCACGCTCTTTGAGAAGCATTATGGTTCCTGAGGAGTTATCTTTGTACTATCTTGATCCTCAAGGGGAAATACAGGGGCCATACCTCGGGATTGATATTATCACATGGTTGGAGCAAGGATATTTTGGAACTGATCTACCTGTTCGCATGTCAGATGCACCTGATGGATCACCCTTTCATGAACTTGGTGACATCATGCCTCATTTGAAAGCTAAACAAGGATCTGTTTGTAGCACTCCCAAGTTATCCGATACTGTTGGAGGTGCCTTGGAAGAAAATGTACCTTCTGCTTCTGATAAGAACTTTCACTCTGGGATTCAGTACACTGATGAACAAAGCTTCCAGTGTTTTGTTGCTCAGGATGAAG AAGTTCTTCTTGGAGTACCTGGAAGTAACAGTGGTAACCCTTTGATGAAGCATGCTGCAGACCTTCGGAATTTGGTTTCCGATGCTTCGAGTCACGCTTCCCTTGCAAATGAATTCTCAGAAACTCATCAGGGTCAGAATCTGCATCCATTTGGCCTGTTGATGTCTGAGCTCAGAGGCAACTCTCAGCTGAGGCATGTTCAGTCATCCAATATATCTTCAAGCATAGGTGATCAGGGTCAAACTATGGATCCTTTCTCAGAAAGGGATGTTGCTTTCCGAAATCACAGCTCTTTTGGTGCAGTGGTTGATCAACCTCATGCGGAGACATGTTCTGATGATTATAGCCAAGAGACTCTCACCAACCCTGGCATTCATATAGATTCAAATGATGTTCATCACTTATCTCACAGGGAGCAAGACATCAGTGATTTTGACCTACAGCATCTAATTTTACGGAATCTGCAAAAAGAACAACTTGAGCAACAGAATAATTTTTCTCCACATTCCCTCTCACAGGCTTCCAGATTGGGCATTGAGGAAATTCCTTCTAATATTCTGAAACTGCATTTTCAACAGCAGCAATTAGAGCTTCAACAGCAACAGAGATTGGAGCTTCAACAACAGCAGTGGCACTTGGAGCTTCAGCAGCAGCGACGGTTGGAGCTTCAACAGCAGCAGTGGTTGGAGCTTCAACAGCAGCGACAATTGGAGCTTCAGCAGCGGCGGCAGTTGGAGCTTCAGCACCAGCGAAAATTGGAGCTTCAGCACCAGCGAAAATTGGAGCTTCAGCAGCAGCGGCAGTTGGAGattcagcagcagcagcagcggcAGCAGCGACAGTTGGAACTTCAGAAGCAGAAGCAGTTACTGCAACAGCAACTTCACCACCATCAAATGCAGTTGCTGCAGCAGCAGCAACAAGAACAACAGCAGTTGCTTTTTGAACGAATGCTGCAGTATCAGATGTCTGATCTTGGTTATAGACAATCAAAGGTGGATCCTATGATGGATAACTTACTTGATCAAGTTCAGTTCAGAATGCAGCTGGCAGAAATGCAACAGAGTTCAAATCCTTCGAGACACCTTGATCCATCACTGGAGCAAATTATTCAAGCTAAGGTTGGCTTGAATGCTTCTCAAGAACCACAGGCTGATTTCCTTGATGTATTGCAGTCAAAACATAGAAATATACTCCCTTCCAACCAGTTTCATTTTGAGCAAGAACGTTTGCAGGCAAAACAATTATCTTTGGCACTAAAACAGCAGTTAGGAATGGAGGTGGAAAGACATTTTAGTGGGCCATGGTCTGTTGGTAAGGCTTGTCAGCTTTCACAGAATTCTGATGATCGTCGTCATTCTGTGTCTTCAGGATTTGATACTTCAGATTTCTACCAGCAGCAGAGGCTTTCCTCACGGGAGGAGCATCTTAAATGGAAAGGTGCTTTACATGAGCGACGTCAGCATGGGCTTTATGAACCTAGCTATATGGAATTTGAGAGGTCAATGTCTCTTCCTGGTGTCACTCCTGGGATAAAGTTGGAGAATGTAAATGATCATCGTCAAGGTCCTGATTCAACAGAACATCTCTACAAGCAGCCTGCTGACCAATTAGGTCCTTTCTCTTCTAGTAATCCTTTCCAGTGTCAACAATTTTCAGATGATTTTTCTGGTTCTCACCCAGAAGCAACGGGGCACCTTCCTGGAAaaaatggacagtcagaaaagAGTTGGAGTGAAGGAGGGATGCAACAACTGCATCTTGAAACTCAGCAGCTGAGTAAGTTTCCAGAAGCTGTAAATGCTAGTATTTGGGCGCCAACTGGACCTGATGAGGAAAGCTCAAAGAGACTTTTGATGGAGCACCAAAAACTCGGTATTCAATCTATGAAGTCATCAGAAAATGATTATCAACATCTTACATTGTCTTCTGAACCTCAGGATTCCTTGTGGCCGATGAAGGACTTGAGGCTTTCAAATCTTCCTTTCAATCACATCCTAGGCCAAGAAGCTGCTATGAACCATTCATTTATGAAAGGGGcacaaaatttgaattcaacTTCTTTATTGCAAGAAAATCTTGTCAATGCAGCTTTGAGTGCTCAAAATGGTGAAAGATTGCACTCCAGGTCAAATTCAGGAGTACTAATTGAAGAAGAGACATTCTTGTCAGGCGCAAGAGACCTTTCTCTCACAAATTATGCGGATGGCAGATTTATTGGTAAATCAACTATGGACAAAGAGTTGCCAGAAATGGGAAGAAAGGGAAGTATATATGGGTCCAGAAACATGATTTCAATGAGCATGCCAGTTTCCCAAATTGAAGACAACTTGGTTGAGCAAGCAGGAACTGCAATGAATTTTGAGGGGATACCAAGCAGGCATAGTTCGCTAAGCAGTACTG GTGGAACTCAAAGCTTATACAATTATGAGATGGGAAATAATTTATCATCTGGAGAGGAGGTTGTTAATGATAG TGTACATTCAACATTAACCAAAGGGCTTGATAACACTTCACATAAACGCCTACCTGTATCACGGGCTTTATCTTCCCAGGATGGTCTGTCAGACTTAGCCTCTGCCTCAAATGTCAAGCAGAAAAGCTCAACGAGGTTTCCAACTTCTAATG AAAAAAGGCACGAGTCTGAGGGGAATATTGTAGCAACCTCAGCAGGTGAAACTCAGGCATCTGGGAAGAAAGAAATGCGTTTTAGGAGGACGTCGTCTTACAGTGAGGCCACTATATCAGAGACATCGTTCATAGATGTGCTTAAAAGGCCGGTTCTCTATGATGCTGATGTAGCTAATTCGGCTGCTGCTTTGGAGTCATCTGATGGTGGTTTGCAAGCAGCTAGAAGTGGGAAAAAGAAAGGGAAGAAAGGAAGGCAGATAGATCCGGCACTCCTCGGCTTCAAGGTTTCCAGCAACCGAATTCTGATGGGTGAAATACAACGCCTGGAAGACTGA